DNA sequence from the Colletotrichum higginsianum IMI 349063 chromosome 10, whole genome shotgun sequence genome:
CGTTGCCAATCACACTGGCCATCGAGTAATGCTAGCGCACCTCTTTGCCAACTTCCACACCGGTGATGCATTCTTCCGAAACCAAGGATGCAGACCCTGTACTGCTTCACGAAACCAGTAGTTCACCGCCCAAGGACCCTTATGCCCCCTCGCTGGATCTCGTTGCTACTACCGAGAtagccgccgacgaccctGTCGATCTCCCAAGACCGACCAACTTCTTTCGCCAAGTCCAATGGACTGCTGACGGCACAACCCTCGTCGCTTCTACCTCGGACAACCGCTTGTCGGCATACGTCTTGCCAGCCGACCTTCTCAACCCAACCGGCCGGCCTCGGCTGTTGACGCCCCATGGTCAGCTGCAGCTCCCGGAACCCTTCTACTCGGCCGCCCTGTCGCCCTATTTTTCACTGTCCGAGCCGCAGACTCAACTCGCTCTGCTCGCCTGCAAAGACCACCCCCTCCAGCTGTATCACGTCTTCCCAGAGTCCCGGTCTTCGCCCCCGCTGTGTTCTTACAAGCTGATTCGCCGCGAGACAGAGGAGTACATCTGCCCCGAGTCTCTCTTGTGGTCTTGGCCCGGCACCCATTTCCTTGCCGGCTCGACAAATCGTCTCGACCACTTCGACGTGTCGAGAACCGGTTCTGATGGCCCCGTCTTGACTATCCCCACAATCCCCTCCAAGCGGCACCTTCTCAAGGGCGGCGGTGTCGGTATGAAGGGAATGGTCTCCACCCTGTCAAGCCAGCGCCCAGATGAGTCCGGCGCTTCCAtcgtggcggcgggcacTTGGTCTC
Encoded proteins:
- a CDS encoding WD repeat domain-containing protein, whose amino-acid sequence is MHSSETKDADPVLLHETSSSPPKDPYAPSLDLVATTEIAADDPVDLPRPTNFFRQVQWTADGTTLVASTSDNRLSAYVLPADLLNPTGRPRLLTPHGQLQLPEPFYSAALSPYFSLSEPQTQLALLACKDHPLQLYHVFPESRSSPPLCSYKLIRRETEEYICPESLLWSWPGTHFLAGSTNRLDHFDVSRTGSDGPVLTIPTIPSKRHLLKGGGVGMKGMVSTLSSQRPDESGASIVAAGTWSRWMGLYDVTRTNKPVANWSIHGVTKAHFGRDVGGNGIVQTIWSPCGRYLAINERQASGILVYDVRGTGQPLNLLVGRTATTQQRLTCDVFPGSGDYGGFELWAGTEQGNVLVYEGVGAMDGVLDKSWDWAAHTSPVGSAAVHPTGSVVATCSGAWKSYADRELDSEVGSTDDNGQPRLASTCITPDSALKVWTLSSSTAEPVAQDNPEAVQ